From Varibaculum massiliense, a single genomic window includes:
- a CDS encoding metallophosphoesterase yields MRKRSALGALALSAVAYPFWEARRPRLRRYQLLKAPGTSGLKPEEASYIDGNLPDLRGGCCQAQRRCTGKESAATIANRQLNPAWQIRILHLSDLHLWSESEWLTKYVASLAEFTEIDFVALTGDNFCDASGLEMLRRALTPLMKLPGAFVFGSNDYYSGQFKVPLHYFFPEKKPKLRRVPDLPTAEFREFLTSGGWSDLNNQVDTLTITSPTRQGRAAQEISVALSGTDDPHIGRDEAVQVPDTWGKADFRLALTHAPYARVLDQYAACAADLVLAGHTHGGQVCLPGLGALVNNTDLPLSYSGGVHSWRIGTVPNPTPRVRLGKTYPPVELQVLRSQAGILNPTAARQTTVHISRGLGTSKFTPVRLACPPEAAIITISGLSANK; encoded by the coding sequence TTGAGGAAGCGCAGCGCCCTAGGAGCATTAGCTTTATCGGCGGTAGCCTATCCTTTTTGGGAGGCACGCCGCCCGCGGTTGCGCCGCTATCAGCTACTTAAAGCACCCGGGACGTCGGGGTTAAAACCAGAAGAGGCTTCGTATATAGACGGAAACCTGCCGGATTTACGGGGTGGATGCTGTCAGGCACAGCGGAGATGTACCGGTAAAGAATCTGCCGCTACAATAGCAAACCGGCAGCTAAATCCTGCCTGGCAAATACGGATACTCCATCTTTCTGACCTGCATCTTTGGTCAGAAAGCGAGTGGCTAACCAAATACGTGGCTTCTCTAGCAGAATTCACCGAGATAGATTTTGTGGCTTTAACCGGGGATAACTTTTGCGACGCCTCGGGATTAGAAATGCTGCGACGCGCCCTCACCCCTTTAATGAAGCTGCCCGGAGCCTTTGTATTTGGTTCTAATGACTACTATTCGGGGCAGTTCAAAGTACCATTACACTATTTTTTCCCGGAAAAGAAACCAAAACTTCGTCGCGTCCCCGACCTTCCAACTGCTGAATTCCGCGAGTTCTTAACCTCGGGAGGTTGGTCTGATCTCAATAATCAGGTGGATACCTTGACGATTACCTCTCCCACGCGGCAAGGACGAGCGGCTCAGGAGATATCCGTAGCGCTTTCCGGTACCGATGATCCCCATATCGGACGGGACGAGGCGGTACAGGTACCTGATACCTGGGGGAAAGCCGATTTTCGTCTCGCCCTCACCCATGCCCCCTACGCCCGTGTCCTTGACCAATATGCGGCTTGCGCAGCTGACCTGGTACTGGCGGGGCATACCCACGGGGGTCAGGTTTGCCTGCCGGGCTTAGGGGCTTTAGTCAATAACACTGATTTACCGCTTTCCTATTCGGGAGGAGTCCATTCCTGGCGAATAGGCACCGTGCCGAATCCGACGCCTCGGGTACGTCTTGGAAAAACCTATCCCCCAGTTGAACTGCAAGTACTTCGGAGCCAGGCGGGAATTTTAAACCCGACAGCAGCGAGGCAAACTACGGTACATATTTCCCGAGGTTTAGGAACCTCCAAGTTTACGCCGGTGCGGCTAGCATGCCCGCCCGAGGCCGCTATCATCACTATTTCCGGGCTTTCCGCGAATAAATAG
- a CDS encoding transglycosylase domain-containing protein, with protein MHKGTDRYLPRQQLRRTLTAMAALIALAAVLLAGLSLPVVGIAGLTARVGMSAMTEIPSEFKPTPPSQQSVLYSHDGKEIARFYAENRIVVKLKDMSPWVQKGTIAIEDHRFYEHRGVDLEGMARAIVNNLAGRDTQGASTLTQQLVKNTLIDKGLRAGDMNEVRKAREQSISRKMREAKDALAIEKKLSKDQILEGYLNIAPYGASVYGVESASRYYFSKGAKDLSLGEGALLAGMTQSPAKYDPTVHPDAGKNRRDQVLKAMLRERMITYKQYEEAKAVKIEDMLKVSHFHQGCAAAGKASYFCAFAVNEIYNNPAFGKSVNDRSRLLLRGGLKIYTTMDSAMQEAASDTAFNRIPENDSSGLSVAIASIEPGTGKVRALAQNTPYGNPDEEHPRATETSFGVDKAHGGGAGFQPGSSYKPVTLATWFDNGYSAYSVVGGRTYYSAQDWKISGNCPVHAGSWPLKNATGGNNYATSVVEGTEKSLNTTYAGMAVNLDLCDIYKMAQKMGAVSGDPNIKEDFGPSFIIGASSVPPLNMANAFGTIASGGNRCTPIALEKVTDSNGKNLKVPSGNCKHTIDEAVANKTAQVLVSTANSYGGRVSIGRQVMAKTGTTDGPKAAWTVGATPNLATAVWVGFSQGGNRDLVRMTINGSYYGVVYGSTVPSMTFREYMAKAVQSLPAASFPQANLREGKTLNQGPRRPEKTESQEGSPSPSTTEITETFYEGEN; from the coding sequence ATGCACAAAGGCACCGATCGTTATCTGCCACGCCAGCAGCTACGCCGTACCCTGACGGCGATGGCAGCTTTAATCGCTCTGGCAGCAGTACTGCTAGCCGGGCTGTCCCTACCCGTCGTGGGTATCGCCGGGTTAACAGCTCGGGTAGGGATGAGCGCAATGACCGAGATTCCCAGCGAGTTCAAACCCACCCCGCCTTCCCAACAGTCGGTACTTTATTCGCACGACGGCAAAGAAATCGCCCGCTTTTATGCGGAGAATCGAATCGTAGTCAAACTTAAAGATATGTCCCCCTGGGTGCAAAAGGGGACCATCGCCATTGAAGATCACCGCTTCTATGAACATCGTGGGGTAGATCTGGAAGGGATGGCACGCGCCATTGTCAATAACTTGGCTGGTCGTGATACCCAAGGTGCCTCTACCCTTACCCAGCAGCTAGTCAAGAACACCTTAATCGACAAGGGGTTACGCGCGGGAGATATGAACGAGGTTCGCAAAGCCCGCGAGCAGAGCATTTCCCGGAAAATGCGGGAAGCCAAAGACGCCCTCGCCATCGAAAAGAAACTTTCCAAAGACCAGATATTAGAGGGGTACTTAAATATCGCCCCCTATGGGGCTTCGGTTTACGGGGTGGAATCCGCTAGCCGTTACTATTTTTCGAAAGGCGCGAAAGATCTAAGCCTCGGGGAGGGCGCGCTGCTGGCCGGAATGACCCAGTCCCCGGCAAAATATGACCCCACGGTACATCCCGACGCGGGTAAGAATCGCCGTGACCAGGTGCTAAAGGCTATGTTGCGGGAACGGATGATTACCTATAAGCAATACGAGGAAGCCAAGGCAGTAAAAATCGAAGATATGCTGAAGGTTTCGCATTTTCATCAGGGATGCGCTGCTGCTGGAAAAGCTTCCTATTTCTGTGCTTTTGCGGTCAATGAAATCTACAACAATCCGGCTTTCGGAAAATCAGTTAACGACCGCTCCCGGCTACTGCTGCGCGGAGGTCTCAAGATTTACACCACTATGGACTCCGCCATGCAGGAAGCCGCTAGCGATACCGCTTTCAACCGGATTCCTGAAAATGATTCCTCCGGCTTGTCGGTGGCGATAGCTTCCATCGAGCCTGGTACTGGAAAGGTTCGTGCTTTAGCACAGAACACCCCTTATGGGAATCCGGACGAGGAACATCCCCGGGCAACTGAAACCTCTTTTGGGGTAGATAAGGCACACGGCGGGGGCGCGGGCTTCCAACCAGGATCTTCCTATAAACCGGTAACCTTAGCTACCTGGTTTGATAATGGTTATTCTGCCTACTCGGTAGTGGGAGGACGCACCTATTATTCCGCTCAGGACTGGAAGATTTCTGGTAACTGCCCGGTACATGCTGGCTCTTGGCCGTTAAAGAACGCTACCGGGGGAAATAATTATGCCACCTCGGTAGTTGAAGGTACCGAGAAATCTTTAAACACTACCTACGCGGGAATGGCCGTTAACCTTGACCTTTGCGATATCTACAAAATGGCTCAAAAGATGGGGGCGGTCAGCGGGGACCCAAATATAAAAGAAGATTTCGGACCCTCCTTCATTATTGGCGCCTCCTCGGTTCCGCCTTTGAATATGGCTAACGCCTTTGGCACTATTGCCTCTGGGGGAAACCGCTGCACCCCGATTGCCTTGGAAAAGGTTACCGATTCCAATGGTAAAAACCTGAAGGTTCCTTCCGGGAACTGCAAACACACTATCGATGAAGCAGTGGCTAATAAAACTGCCCAAGTGCTAGTTTCTACCGCTAATAGCTATGGAGGTCGGGTAAGCATCGGCCGTCAAGTTATGGCTAAAACTGGAACTACTGACGGCCCCAAAGCCGCCTGGACAGTAGGAGCAACCCCCAATCTGGCGACCGCTGTTTGGGTAGGTTTTTCTCAGGGTGGAAACCGCGATTTGGTGAGAATGACAATTAATGGCAGTTACTACGGGGTGGTTTACGGCAGTACCGTCCCCTCCATGACCTTTAGGGAATACATGGCGAAAGCGGTACAGTCGCTACCTGCTGCCAGCTTCCCCCAGGCAAACCTGCGGGAAGGCAAGACTCTTAACCAAGGGCCGCGCCGCCCAGAAAAGACTGAATCCCAGGAAGGATCCCCCAGCCCTAGCACCACCGAAATCACGGAAACCTTCTACGAAGGAGAAAACTAG
- a CDS encoding WhiB family transcriptional regulator: protein MSFSQDETWAARALCASQEPDALFVQGAAQRQVRTRCFACPVRLECLADALQSEANYGVWGGLTERERRAMLRYYDEVTDWWEWLNSSSDELAAELRQPTTPNVLARVR from the coding sequence ATGAGTTTTAGCCAGGACGAGACGTGGGCTGCACGAGCTCTGTGTGCTTCCCAAGAACCAGATGCGCTATTTGTGCAGGGTGCGGCGCAAAGACAAGTTCGTACCCGCTGTTTTGCTTGTCCGGTACGTCTAGAATGCCTGGCGGATGCCCTACAATCGGAAGCCAATTATGGGGTGTGGGGCGGTCTCACCGAGAGGGAACGCCGGGCGATGCTGCGCTATTACGATGAGGTCACCGACTGGTGGGAGTGGCTGAACAGTTCTTCTGATGAACTTGCGGCTGAACTTCGCCAGCCCACTACCCCCAATGTTTTAGCGCGGGTGCGTTAA
- a CDS encoding DUF4177 domain-containing protein: MTKWEYATIPLLSHNTKAILDNWGEDGWELVSVIAGPNGWENPVAYLKRPRSE, translated from the coding sequence ATGACTAAATGGGAATATGCGACGATTCCACTACTGTCGCACAATACAAAAGCGATTCTTGATAACTGGGGCGAAGACGGCTGGGAACTGGTCAGTGTAATTGCCGGTCCTAACGGTTGGGAAAACCCGGTTGCCTATTTGAAACGTCCTCGCAGCGAATAA
- a CDS encoding RidA family protein → MSKVSDRLVEAGLSLPPVATPVAAYTPAIALQGAEGLVVRTSGQIPVVDGKLVAIGLVGTEVSPQDAYRAAQVCALNALAAGGEVVGGVDQLERVLKVTVFVASSPTFTGQATVANGASDTFGKLFDQPHIRSAVGVASLPLGAPCEVEVEFLARA, encoded by the coding sequence ATGTCGAAAGTTTCTGACCGTCTAGTTGAGGCGGGATTATCTTTACCTCCAGTAGCGACCCCGGTAGCCGCCTATACTCCAGCGATTGCTCTGCAAGGTGCGGAAGGATTAGTGGTGCGCACCTCCGGGCAGATCCCGGTAGTGGATGGGAAGCTGGTGGCAATCGGTCTAGTGGGGACGGAGGTTAGTCCCCAGGATGCCTACCGAGCCGCCCAGGTTTGCGCTCTTAACGCCCTGGCTGCGGGCGGGGAGGTTGTCGGCGGGGTGGATCAGTTAGAGCGGGTACTAAAAGTGACCGTGTTCGTAGCCTCTAGCCCCACTTTTACCGGTCAAGCAACGGTAGCCAATGGAGCCTCGGATACTTTCGGGAAGCTCTTTGACCAGCCCCATATCCGTTCGGCAGTGGGGGTTGCCTCCCTGCCGCTAGGAGCCCCTTGCGAGGTAGAGGTAGAGTTTCTGGCTCGCGCGTAA
- a CDS encoding SdpI family protein, whose amino-acid sequence MMALAIGICYLLLAAYLAAGLILFHRHRLPRGSRFGIVNAATTRDDKIWQRAHRAAAPLLGASAVLCVVNGFAIAALTGEHAISVQLICALGTAIFTGIVYWAARRTATVSAKKTN is encoded by the coding sequence ATGATGGCTTTGGCGATTGGGATCTGCTATCTGCTGCTGGCAGCCTACCTGGCAGCGGGACTAATTTTATTTCACCGCCACCGTCTACCCCGCGGTTCCCGCTTCGGAATAGTCAATGCCGCCACCACCAGGGATGATAAAATCTGGCAGCGTGCTCACCGCGCGGCAGCTCCCCTGCTAGGGGCTAGTGCGGTACTGTGCGTGGTCAACGGATTCGCTATTGCCGCACTCACCGGCGAACACGCAATTTCTGTACAGCTTATCTGCGCCCTAGGCACCGCGATTTTTACCGGAATCGTCTACTGGGCGGCGCGTCGCACCGCCACTGTCAGCGCTAAGAAAACTAACTAA
- a CDS encoding MFS transporter has product MHNPQPDQRQHYRALYTLLSAAALTLLAVSMLNVSIPSMTKALGLTSNDVQWIMAGYTLIFGIALIPAGRMGDIWGHRRLFVIGVVVFGISSLGAGLATTPLILILMRLLAGVGAAIISPQVLGLIQILFHGQERARAYGSFGMIIGIATAIGPTMGGVLIALLGTNAGWRAAFLINIPVCLVIIFVTYRTIDPDPTRTASDTRLDLPGIFVLAAAFLAVMYPFIDATMPGGGLGNWRWLLLPGGALGFLGFWALENFRERRQIPVVMPRSLRLDPSYMVGTIVLTAFCAGWTALFIIYTLYLQQGLGISPLVAGLLQIPLALGSAIASAKSSRLTLKWGRWILVIACALVIISLAVTVLITQTASPGNIPYLLIVSMFCSGLGSGIIFSPAQALSLLSVPPGRAGAAGGISQTAQRVGGAIGLAGATLAFYLRLGSINAAPGSTPAREAYTGAFSYGMSAVIAFIIIAFLFALADALKRRENPLKFEVNPPEKGNK; this is encoded by the coding sequence ATGCATAATCCACAGCCAGACCAGCGCCAACACTACCGCGCACTTTACACCTTGCTTTCCGCGGCAGCCCTGACCTTACTGGCAGTGTCGATGCTGAACGTTTCCATCCCTTCCATGACCAAGGCGCTGGGGCTAACCAGCAACGATGTTCAGTGGATTATGGCGGGCTACACCCTGATTTTTGGAATTGCGCTAATCCCGGCTGGCAGAATGGGGGATATCTGGGGGCATCGCCGCCTGTTTGTAATCGGGGTAGTGGTGTTCGGGATTTCCTCATTAGGAGCGGGTCTAGCTACGACCCCGCTGATTTTAATTTTGATGCGCCTACTTGCCGGCGTTGGGGCAGCGATTATCAGCCCCCAGGTATTAGGGCTAATCCAAATACTTTTCCACGGGCAAGAACGCGCCCGTGCCTACGGATCCTTCGGAATGATTATCGGGATTGCCACCGCGATTGGCCCCACTATGGGCGGGGTACTAATCGCGTTGCTGGGTACCAATGCGGGATGGCGAGCCGCATTCTTAATCAATATCCCGGTATGCCTAGTAATTATTTTCGTCACCTACCGCACTATTGACCCTGACCCCACCCGCACCGCTAGCGACACCCGCCTTGATTTGCCGGGAATTTTCGTGCTGGCAGCCGCATTCTTAGCAGTAATGTATCCCTTCATCGACGCCACCATGCCCGGCGGGGGACTGGGAAACTGGCGCTGGCTGTTACTGCCGGGCGGAGCCCTAGGATTCTTAGGGTTTTGGGCGCTAGAAAACTTCCGAGAAAGACGCCAAATCCCGGTAGTAATGCCCCGCTCCCTACGTCTAGATCCTTCCTACATGGTGGGTACGATAGTACTTACTGCTTTCTGCGCGGGTTGGACGGCACTTTTTATTATTTACACCTTGTATTTACAACAAGGTCTAGGGATAAGTCCCCTGGTTGCTGGACTTTTACAAATCCCTTTGGCTCTAGGCTCCGCGATTGCCTCCGCTAAATCTTCACGCCTAACCCTAAAGTGGGGACGCTGGATTCTAGTGATTGCTTGCGCCCTAGTGATTATTTCTTTGGCTGTTACGGTGTTAATAACCCAAACTGCTTCCCCCGGGAACATTCCCTACCTGCTAATAGTCTCCATGTTTTGTTCAGGTTTAGGTTCGGGAATTATCTTTTCTCCCGCCCAAGCACTCTCGCTGCTTTCAGTGCCTCCCGGTAGAGCGGGTGCCGCTGGCGGGATTTCCCAAACCGCTCAACGAGTAGGAGGAGCAATTGGGCTGGCCGGCGCTACTTTAGCTTTTTACCTCCGGCTGGGAAGCATCAACGCGGCTCCCGGGAGTACCCCCGCTCGGGAAGCCTATACCGGGGCGTTTAGCTATGGGATGAGCGCGGTAATCGCCTTCATCATCATTGCATTTCTGTTTGCCCTAGCTGACGCCTTAAAACGGCGAGAAAATCCGTTAAAGTTTGAAGTGAATCCGCCGGAGAAAGGGAATAAATAA
- a CDS encoding sterol carrier family protein yields the protein MGRKISAEDGRAALAAWRTGSASRAETGTAVRYSLQVLAQRHPGQAVEVRVPPFGAVQIGSGTVHRRGTPPAVVEMKTDTWLALAVGVLTWENAVSAKQINATGIGSDLTACLPVFSPPRPLS from the coding sequence TTGGGACGAAAAATTTCTGCGGAGGACGGGCGTGCCGCTTTAGCGGCTTGGAGGACAGGAAGTGCCAGCCGGGCAGAGACCGGCACCGCGGTGCGCTATAGCCTGCAGGTTTTAGCTCAGCGTCACCCCGGGCAGGCGGTTGAGGTGCGGGTGCCACCTTTTGGGGCAGTACAGATTGGCAGCGGAACCGTACATCGGCGGGGAACCCCGCCGGCGGTGGTAGAAATGAAAACTGATACTTGGCTAGCCTTAGCCGTTGGGGTTTTGACCTGGGAAAATGCGGTGAGCGCTAAACAGATTAACGCTACCGGGATAGGCTCGGATTTAACTGCTTGTTTACCGGTATTTTCCCCGCCGCGTCCTCTGTCCTAG
- a CDS encoding phage holin family protein, with amino-acid sequence MSDSQQPVPSTPGYHPAPGTPPAHRPVSGVPATPGYHANKNTAGEGTKWASVSQAETKVASSGADNASSGQASTAPSDIPPSPIAEKDGDNQKAPGVQTKATSARPGLGNLVSKLSDQVQALVKGEIELAKVKVSNMLKRSGVGIALLVVAGVLALYMLGFLFGAAAYALALIVPIWAAKLIVAGILLVLIVIFALVGKASLKKGLSDKPDPQAGIKEGIAAVKKGLE; translated from the coding sequence ATGTCAGATTCGCAGCAACCCGTGCCTTCTACGCCGGGTTATCATCCCGCACCGGGAACTCCGCCAGCTCACCGCCCAGTTTCGGGAGTCCCGGCAACTCCCGGATACCACGCGAATAAAAATACTGCAGGAGAGGGCACGAAATGGGCATCTGTGAGTCAAGCCGAAACTAAGGTCGCTAGCTCCGGTGCGGATAATGCTTCCTCTGGCCAGGCCAGCACCGCTCCCTCCGATATCCCCCCTTCTCCGATTGCTGAAAAGGATGGGGACAACCAGAAAGCTCCCGGGGTACAGACCAAAGCAACCTCGGCTCGTCCGGGCTTGGGAAATCTGGTATCAAAGCTCTCTGACCAGGTACAAGCTTTAGTTAAGGGCGAGATTGAACTGGCGAAAGTTAAGGTCTCCAATATGCTCAAGCGCTCCGGGGTGGGAATTGCCCTCCTGGTAGTAGCCGGGGTACTTGCCCTCTATATGCTGGGATTCCTATTCGGAGCCGCTGCCTATGCCCTGGCGCTAATCGTGCCGATTTGGGCAGCGAAACTGATTGTCGCCGGCATACTGTTGGTCTTGATAGTGATTTTTGCGCTGGTAGGCAAGGCTTCGCTGAAAAAAGGTTTGTCTGATAAACCAGATCCGCAAGCGGGAATAAAAGAAGGTATTGCGGCAGTAAAGAAAGGCTTGGAATAA
- a CDS encoding DUF3618 domain-containing protein, giving the protein MEQRSESQIQAELEAARAELSSTVEELSDYFSPKANVERAKADAQQRVRVLAGRAQNTVEQAGAGKPEAIKKVAAVAGGALLLGALLVRRMLK; this is encoded by the coding sequence ATGGAACAACGCAGCGAAAGTCAGATTCAGGCGGAGCTCGAGGCTGCTCGCGCCGAGCTGAGCAGCACTGTCGAGGAGCTTTCCGACTATTTTTCGCCGAAAGCTAATGTGGAGCGGGCGAAGGCGGATGCCCAGCAAAGGGTGCGTGTCTTGGCGGGCAGGGCTCAAAACACGGTAGAACAGGCCGGTGCGGGTAAACCCGAGGCGATTAAGAAGGTGGCAGCGGTGGCTGGGGGCGCGCTCTTGTTGGGGGCGCTGCTAGTGCGTCGGATGTTAAAGTAA
- a CDS encoding DUF3073 domain-containing protein has translation MGRGRQKAKQTKVARKLKYYSPETDYEALQRELQAKQRDQSADDSGDDFEDWRDHIPSATDDDWFK, from the coding sequence ATGGGGCGCGGCCGTCAAAAGGCTAAACAGACAAAAGTAGCGCGTAAGCTCAAGTATTACAGTCCCGAAACGGACTACGAGGCACTGCAGCGAGAGCTGCAGGCTAAACAGCGCGATCAATCCGCTGATGACAGCGGCGACGATTTTGAAGATTGGCGCGACCATATTCCGTCCGCAACTGACGACGACTGGTTCAAGTAG
- a CDS encoding ABC transporter permease yields the protein MIRIAWRNLRAHLVRFQMALLAVVLGVAFLSGIFALRATLSDSYNSLISSANTYDYYLVGKVQGEKVEGEAPVRSSVPVKAARQAKEVSGVKHADPYLTDVCMLTDQDSKRLGKGEQVSILQVIYPGHSTQPRLVKGEAPKGNAEVALEESAAKRLGISTGKSLKVYVSSEGKSAKVSGIYRFPDPVAFTNYIFVSEDGFEALTQKPLPPATTTIAITAEKGASLTTLRSALNQEFSGSAEVMTQAEYNEEINTAASTSLDFVNVFLLVFAAIALFVGAFIITNTFQMMVRAQQPQFAMLRAIGASGGQVFFVVAFQGLLVGILGSLIGVGGGYLLTRLVSWGLTQSGFEMLQIGWSWSITLLALTVGVIVTVIGSLWPARSAALTPPVEAMRQNTQTQNPVWPRAIIGAVVLAVAVGLLIWASSDGGKSGLWLGIGAALFLLSMLILVTPLAAVVVRILAGLLWWLRPHARLAMRTLTANLRQTANTAAALMIGVALVAVGATLAASTKSSTESIVKQQVNIDLMIAPEPRVVSISNTLIDKVAKVPGVKRVDPLTGMALFRVLVPGKNPADTMMQVTHPQFQRYGRISAVSGSIADYYSQSLQDPQAIVSRTWAKSQGLAPGDTFEVVGIRGQTTVTIASTVDTGFLFMDVVLPHSLSAKLGPMAADITATAVIKLKNGADRDKVQRAVEKTIADNPFMVVQNQEQAADKLAATVDQVLAVLYALLALSLIIAALGIMNTLSLSVQQRFRELGLIRTVGLSSLGLSLMITVESVLITLAGTLLGIGGGVSLAVFVCRYLSDQGITTIEVPWTSLGWICLLAVLVGTLAALLPARRARKMPILEAISSAD from the coding sequence ATGATTAGGATCGCTTGGCGGAACCTGCGCGCCCACCTGGTGCGTTTCCAGATGGCGCTGCTAGCGGTAGTGCTGGGGGTAGCTTTCTTATCGGGGATTTTCGCCCTCCGCGCCACCCTCTCTGATTCCTATAATTCCCTAATTTCTTCCGCCAATACTTATGACTATTACCTGGTAGGGAAGGTGCAAGGCGAAAAAGTGGAAGGAGAAGCACCGGTACGATCAAGTGTGCCGGTAAAGGCGGCGCGCCAGGCCAAGGAAGTTTCCGGGGTCAAACACGCTGACCCCTATTTGACAGATGTTTGTATGCTGACTGACCAGGACAGTAAACGTCTGGGGAAAGGCGAGCAAGTCTCGATTTTACAGGTGATTTATCCGGGTCATTCCACCCAGCCGCGTCTAGTTAAAGGTGAGGCTCCCAAAGGTAACGCCGAGGTTGCTTTAGAGGAATCTGCGGCTAAGCGCCTGGGAATCTCGACTGGTAAAAGCCTGAAAGTTTATGTTTCCAGCGAAGGAAAATCCGCCAAAGTTTCCGGCATTTATCGTTTCCCCGATCCAGTAGCTTTTACCAACTATATTTTTGTGTCTGAGGACGGCTTTGAAGCGCTGACCCAAAAACCTCTGCCCCCGGCAACTACTACCATCGCTATCACCGCTGAGAAAGGAGCGTCTCTAACAACGCTTCGAAGCGCGTTGAACCAGGAGTTTTCGGGTAGCGCAGAGGTAATGACCCAGGCGGAATATAACGAGGAAATCAATACCGCGGCTTCCACGTCCCTCGATTTTGTGAACGTGTTTTTGCTAGTATTCGCGGCAATCGCCCTATTTGTAGGGGCGTTTATTATTACCAACACCTTCCAAATGATGGTGCGTGCCCAGCAACCGCAATTCGCCATGTTGCGGGCAATCGGCGCTAGCGGAGGGCAAGTATTCTTCGTGGTCGCTTTCCAAGGGTTACTAGTGGGGATTTTAGGTTCCCTAATCGGGGTGGGAGGAGGCTATTTGCTGACCCGCCTGGTTTCCTGGGGGTTGACGCAATCCGGTTTCGAAATGCTACAAATCGGCTGGTCATGGTCTATTACTCTCCTGGCTTTAACCGTAGGAGTAATCGTGACGGTAATCGGTTCCCTCTGGCCGGCTCGCTCCGCGGCACTAACTCCTCCGGTAGAGGCGATGCGGCAAAATACCCAAACTCAAAATCCGGTATGGCCACGCGCGATTATTGGGGCGGTAGTCCTGGCGGTCGCTGTGGGACTGCTGATCTGGGCCTCCTCTGATGGGGGCAAAAGCGGTCTTTGGCTAGGAATCGGTGCCGCCCTATTTTTACTATCCATGCTGATTTTGGTGACCCCTTTGGCCGCAGTCGTGGTGAGAATTCTAGCGGGGCTACTTTGGTGGCTGCGCCCTCATGCTCGCCTAGCGATGCGCACCCTAACAGCTAACCTGCGACAAACTGCCAACACGGCAGCTGCCCTGATGATTGGGGTCGCCCTGGTTGCGGTGGGAGCAACCCTGGCGGCCTCCACTAAATCCTCTACCGAATCGATAGTAAAACAGCAGGTAAATATCGATTTAATGATTGCCCCGGAGCCGCGAGTAGTCTCGATTTCGAATACTTTAATAGACAAAGTTGCCAAAGTTCCCGGGGTTAAGCGGGTTGACCCCCTGACCGGCATGGCACTTTTTCGAGTGCTGGTTCCCGGCAAGAATCCTGCTGACACCATGATGCAGGTAACCCATCCCCAGTTCCAGCGCTATGGTCGGATCAGTGCGGTATCTGGTTCGATAGCTGATTATTATTCCCAGTCGCTTCAGGATCCGCAGGCTATCGTTTCACGCACGTGGGCGAAATCCCAAGGACTCGCCCCGGGAGACACTTTTGAGGTAGTTGGGATTCGTGGGCAAACCACTGTAACCATTGCCTCCACCGTAGACACCGGTTTCTTATTTATGGATGTGGTGCTACCCCATTCGTTATCAGCTAAGTTAGGACCGATGGCAGCCGATATCACCGCTACTGCCGTCATTAAGCTTAAAAATGGGGCTGACCGGGATAAAGTACAGCGCGCAGTAGAAAAAACGATTGCCGACAACCCCTTTATGGTGGTGCAAAATCAAGAGCAAGCCGCCGATAAACTGGCTGCTACCGTCGATCAAGTGCTGGCAGTTCTCTACGCACTGCTCGCCTTATCGCTGATAATAGCGGCTTTAGGGATTATGAACACCCTGTCGCTTTCAGTACAGCAACGCTTTAGAGAACTGGGGTTAATCCGCACCGTGGGGTTGTCTTCCCTGGGGCTTTCCCTAATGATAACCGTGGAGTCGGTGCTGATCACTCTGGCAGGTACCCTTTTGGGGATAGGCGGCGGGGTCTCACTAGCGGTGTTTGTGTGCCGGTACTTATCGGATCAAGGAATCACCACTATTGAGGTGCCTTGGACCTCGCTGGGTTGGATTTGCCTGTTAGCGGTGCTGGTTGGAACTTTGGCGGCCTTACTTCCGGCGCGGCGCGCTCGTAAAATGCCCATTCTAGAGGCAATCTCTTCCGCGGATTAG